In Brienomyrus brachyistius isolate T26 chromosome 14, BBRACH_0.4, whole genome shotgun sequence, the following proteins share a genomic window:
- the ap5m1 gene encoding AP-5 complex subunit mu-1 produces MSFRALWIITHEKGEQAMICFSRRYPTVELRAKAYAGEKYVAVPEDTAVLRPLMTELGLTDPDKDFVLARDDCAHPQHSPALELRLEGRDGGVLWPLLTMAQGGLILACLPLVEAPLEPRPPLPSLASVSLGLSFLEGLQTFLCGTTGKLEGEALASKLALLPTVLLQVCPLGTPRDTPQVGVTAPPGPAGSQKQPAWKPGLHRGRAMVNVAVSETVRSMQYGSPTMQDQWDVYGTVTCKCEVEGVLPNVMVTLSLPPNGSPLQDVLVHPCVTSLDSSILTASSVDDADGSSFSGPYKFPFSPPLEPFRLCSYTSQVPVPPILGSYQLKEGSHLGVTLSLKLHESVRNSFEYCEAHLPFFNRGPLSNVDVKVSSGQLEVSKEKSMLVWVLGQKFPKSREVSLGGNMSFSEQLSGPTDPLCTGLTAYVKLHFRVPDLTLSGCSVDQHSVQVYSSAKPRITTSRELVSSEYYIWNCTGDAPVSSGLAVL; encoded by the exons ATGAGTTTTCGTGCCTTATGGATTATAACACACGAGAAAGGAGAGCAGGCGATGATATGTTTTTCAAG GCGGTACCCCACAGTGGAACTTCGGGCAAAGGCCTATGCAGGGGAGAAGTACGTAGCTGTCCCTGAAGACACTGCTGTCCTACGCCCCCTCATGACTGAGCTTGGGCTGACGGACCCCGACAAAGACTTTGTGCTCGCCCGGGATGACTGTGCTCATCCTCAGCACTCCCCTGCCTTGGAGCTGCGTCTGGAGGGCCGAGATGGTGGCGTCCTGTGGCCTCTGTTGACTATGGCTCAAGGTGGACTGATCCTGGCCTGTCTTCCCCTGGTGGAAGCTCCCCTTGAACCTCGGCCTCCTCTCCCTAGCCTGGCCTCTGTGTCCTTGGGCCTGTCTTTTTTGGAGGGCCTGCAGACTTTCCTGTGTGGCACTACAGGAAAGCTAGAGGGGGAGGCCCTAGCATCAAAGTTGGCTCTCCTGCCCACTGTCCTGCTGCAGGTGTGTCCCCTAGGAACCCCGAGGGACACCCCGCAGGTGGGCGTTACTGCCCCACCGGGCCCCGCAGggtctcagaaacagccagccTGGAAGCCTGGTCTGCATCGGGGACGGGCCATGGTAAATGTGGCCGTGAGTGAGACAGTGCGGTCCATGCAGTACGGCAGCCCCACCATGCAGGACCAGTGGGATGTCTATGGGACTGTGACCTGCAAG TGTGAGGTAGAGGGGGTCCTGCCCAATGTGATGGTCACCCTCTCGTTACCCCCCAACGGCTCCCCGTTGCAGGACGTGCTGGTCCACCCATGTGTGACATCGCTGGACTCTAGCATCCTGACTGCCAGCAGCGTGGACGACGCTGACGGCTCCTCCTTCTCTGGCCCGTACAAGTTCCCCTTCTCCCCACCCCTGGAGCCCTTCCGTCTCTGCAGTTACACATCCCAG GTGCCcgtcccccccatcctgggctcttACCAGCTGAAAGAGGGCAGCCACCTGGGAGTGACCCTGAGCCTCAAACTGCACGAGAGCGTTCGCAACAGCTTTGAGTACTGCGAGGCCCACCTGCCTTTCTTTAACAG GGGCCCTTTGAGCAATGTGGACGTGAAGGTGAGTTCAGGGCAGCTGGAGGTATCCAAGGAAAAGAGCATGTTGGTCTGGGTGCTGG GTCAGAAGTTTCCTAAGAGTCGGGAAGTTTCACTTGGGGGCAACATGAGTTTCTCTGAGCAGCTGTCAGGACCGACTGACCCGCTTTGTACAGGCCTAACAGCCTATGTTAAA CTGCATTTCCGGGTGCCGGACTTGACCCTGTCTGGCTGCTCTGTGGACCAGCATTCAGTGCAGGTTTACTCATCTGCGAAGCCTCGTATCACCACCT CTCGTGAGCTGGTGTCCTCCGAATACTACATCTGGAACTGCACTGGCGACGCCCCCGTTTCCTCAGGGCTTGCTGTACTCTAG